In one window of Leptospira sp. WS92.C1 DNA:
- a CDS encoding ATP-binding protein — MPVNNIKDVVSVFLVEDDEEDFILLKEYLKDIPYPEYTIFRFKDVQSALDELKNNSFQYDIFIIDHFLGSYTGMDLFAEIRSLLGDVPAILISGLSAEELKSIAFRSGFADCIEKRNLSARNLSKALLSVQRILEDPSQNKKRNLSEDSYQVETIRMDAIGSFSGGIAHDFNNLLNIIIANLDLLEMQCKEQPAVLSRIQSAQNAIMRGADVNKKLLNFSRKQFLNPIQSDPNSLISDFLTSSKDLFPENVKMEFDLSIGENIFPIDPIEFANTLSHLLQNAKEAIEENGGRVLLETFVITIDSKKKGGFSDLGKGDYFLLRVGDNGSGMNQEHQGKIYDPFFTTKSKGKNTGLGLSMIYGFVKRCGGRIFVESHSGVGSDFLLFFPVQNFKSNPDSDKKTLQVISKTIIYFCEEGPVSSLVSYYLESLGHSVLRVNDLQKLKSFPGLKNEDLICISEMWKKDFQEWKELLLDMKKSNSKLIIYDFSFLRDDWENENSLKIQWPISRKSLESHFGRN, encoded by the coding sequence TTGCCCGTAAATAATATTAAGGATGTAGTTTCTGTCTTTCTTGTAGAGGATGATGAGGAAGATTTTATTCTTTTAAAAGAGTATTTGAAAGACATTCCTTATCCGGAATATACTATTTTTCGTTTTAAGGACGTTCAGAGCGCTCTGGATGAATTGAAAAATAACTCATTTCAGTATGACATTTTTATAATAGATCATTTTTTAGGATCGTATACCGGAATGGATTTGTTCGCAGAGATCCGTTCTTTATTAGGAGATGTTCCGGCGATTTTGATATCCGGATTGTCCGCAGAAGAATTGAAATCGATCGCGTTTCGATCCGGGTTTGCGGATTGTATTGAAAAACGGAATCTTTCCGCGCGCAATTTATCAAAAGCGCTTTTATCGGTTCAACGAATTTTGGAAGATCCGAGTCAAAACAAAAAACGAAATCTATCCGAAGATTCCTATCAAGTCGAAACGATTCGAATGGATGCGATCGGAAGTTTTTCCGGAGGCATCGCGCATGATTTTAACAATCTTTTGAATATCATCATCGCCAATTTAGATCTTTTGGAGATGCAGTGTAAGGAACAACCCGCCGTTTTGAGTCGGATTCAATCCGCACAAAACGCAATTATGAGAGGGGCGGATGTAAATAAGAAATTATTGAACTTTTCCAGAAAACAATTCCTCAATCCGATACAAAGTGATCCGAATTCTTTGATATCAGATTTTTTAACGAGCTCCAAAGATTTGTTTCCGGAGAACGTAAAGATGGAATTTGATCTGAGTATCGGAGAAAATATTTTTCCGATCGATCCAATTGAATTCGCAAATACTCTTTCCCATCTATTACAAAATGCGAAGGAAGCCATCGAAGAAAATGGTGGGCGAGTTCTTCTCGAAACTTTCGTCATCACAATCGATTCCAAAAAAAAGGGGGGATTTAGCGATTTGGGAAAAGGGGATTATTTTTTACTCCGAGTTGGGGACAACGGATCCGGAATGAATCAGGAACATCAGGGAAAAATTTACGATCCTTTTTTTACCACAAAATCAAAGGGGAAAAATACGGGGCTTGGTCTTTCCATGATTTACGGATTTGTAAAACGATGCGGTGGAAGGATTTTTGTCGAATCGCATTCCGGGGTCGGGAGCGACTTTTTGCTTTTTTTTCCCGTTCAGAATTTTAAATCCAATCCGGATTCCGATAAAAAGACATTGCAAGTTATTTCCAAAACGATAATTTATTTTTGCGAGGAAGGGCCGGTTTCGAGTTTGGTGTCCTATTATTTAGAGAGTTTGGGACATTCGGTTTTGAGGGTGAATGATTTGCAAAAACTAAAGTCGTTTCCGGGTTTGAAAAATGAAGATCTAATTTGTATTTCCGAGATGTGGAAAAAAGATTTTCAAGAATGGAAGGAGTTACTTTTAGATATGAAAAAATCGAATTCTAAGCTTATAATCTACGATTTTAGCTTCCTAAGGGATGACTGGGAAAATGAAAATTCCTTGAAAATCCAATGGCCTATTTCCAGAAAATCTCTTGAGTCTCATTTCGGTAGAAATTAA
- a CDS encoding EAL domain-containing protein: MNQSTLPNLLILDDEEEIAGILGDLAKQCGFEVTITYKADDFFERLSEQTQYIILDLMIPGVDGVDVLRMLSGKKLAVSVILISGADRRVLQSAEALAIQYGLRISGVLEKPIRIQEYQRVLTGLISDKKNETASGSFSTKRVAKEADSAISPEEIEIAIRDEQFLLFYQPKINFKTGKVSSFESLVRWSHPDRGLIFPDSFIPTLESYPSLMDAMTEKLILQALRQCSIWNREFPGIAVAVNISPVSLNKLILPETISKMIESFGLKNNQLIVEVTETQLLENITSTLDILTRIRIRGIGLSVDDFGIGYSSLKQIHRYPFTELKIDRSFVSVAPYDKEALFICQAAIDLGHKLGMTVVAEGIETLEVGELMKKEGCDKGQGYFYSKPLPADAAIQFLSNFKL; the protein is encoded by the coding sequence ATGAATCAGAGCACTTTACCAAACTTACTGATTCTAGACGATGAAGAAGAGATCGCTGGAATTCTCGGTGATCTTGCAAAACAATGCGGTTTCGAAGTCACGATTACTTACAAGGCCGATGACTTTTTTGAAAGACTGAGCGAACAAACACAATATATTATACTGGATTTAATGATTCCCGGAGTTGACGGCGTGGACGTTTTGCGTATGCTTTCCGGAAAAAAATTAGCCGTATCAGTAATCTTAATCAGCGGAGCCGATCGTCGCGTTTTGCAAAGCGCCGAAGCTTTGGCGATCCAATACGGTTTGCGAATTTCCGGAGTTTTGGAAAAGCCGATTCGAATCCAAGAATATCAAAGAGTTCTTACCGGATTGATATCCGATAAAAAAAATGAAACCGCGAGTGGAAGTTTTTCCACAAAGAGAGTGGCTAAAGAGGCGGATTCCGCAATTTCGCCGGAAGAAATTGAGATTGCGATTCGGGATGAGCAGTTTCTGCTTTTTTATCAACCTAAGATCAACTTCAAAACCGGTAAGGTCTCCAGTTTCGAATCTTTGGTTCGCTGGTCTCATCCGGATCGTGGTTTGATCTTTCCGGATTCTTTTATCCCCACTCTGGAAAGTTATCCGTCTTTGATGGATGCTATGACTGAAAAACTCATTCTGCAAGCGCTTAGGCAGTGTTCGATTTGGAATCGTGAATTTCCAGGCATCGCGGTTGCGGTCAATATCTCTCCTGTGAGTCTCAATAAGTTGATTCTTCCGGAAACCATTTCCAAGATGATCGAAAGTTTTGGTTTAAAAAACAATCAACTGATCGTAGAAGTTACGGAAACCCAATTGTTGGAAAATATCACTTCCACATTGGATATTCTTACACGGATACGAATTCGAGGGATCGGGCTTTCGGTAGACGACTTCGGAATCGGTTATTCTTCTCTTAAACAAATTCATCGTTATCCGTTTACGGAGCTTAAAATCGATCGTTCTTTTGTAAGTGTGGCGCCGTATGACAAGGAAGCACTTTTTATCTGTCAAGCTGCGATTGATCTTGGTCATAAGCTGGGAATGACAGTGGTCGCCGAAGGAATTGAAACGCTGGAAGTCGGAGAGCTCATGAAGAAGGAAGGTTGTGATAAGGGGCAGGGGTACTTTTACAGTAAACCTCTGCCTGCGGATGCCGCGATTCAGTTTTTATCCAACTTTAAACTCTAA
- a CDS encoding DoxX-like family protein, translating into MKKVLDWTVRLIAVAILTPAFYFKLSGADRSIATFSALDAEPFGRYVVGFAEMAVVFLLLIPQTSWLGAMIAGVIMIGAIGSHISVLGFQGGAGVSFILAFVVFACCIVEIYASKDRNPIFTKMFSNKG; encoded by the coding sequence ATGAAAAAAGTATTAGATTGGACGGTACGTCTCATCGCGGTCGCTATTTTAACCCCCGCGTTTTATTTCAAATTATCCGGAGCCGATCGATCAATCGCGACGTTTTCGGCTTTGGATGCGGAACCTTTCGGACGTTATGTCGTCGGTTTTGCTGAAATGGCGGTGGTGTTCTTGTTGTTGATTCCTCAGACGAGCTGGTTGGGAGCGATGATTGCAGGTGTGATTATGATCGGCGCGATCGGTTCTCATATTTCCGTTCTTGGTTTTCAAGGGGGGGCGGGTGTGTCCTTTATTCTCGCCTTTGTCGTGTTTGCTTGTTGTATTGTGGAAATTTATGCGAGTAAGGATCGGAATCCGATTTTTACAAAAATGTTTTCCAATAAGGGATAG
- a CDS encoding PaaI family thioesterase → MKASVRANLSFGSSPDNPDGLQLKITFDEDTQSAYGDFTCPEKFQGQPDVIHPGIISTILDEIMVKINEAMNFKTTTGELTIRFLQPAFVNQPLHLRGWFVKKNKKVIENRAEIENEIGKIVARGKGKYIEIDD, encoded by the coding sequence ATGAAAGCTTCGGTTCGGGCAAACTTAAGTTTTGGATCCAGTCCAGACAATCCGGACGGACTTCAATTGAAAATCACCTTTGACGAAGATACACAATCCGCGTATGGTGATTTCACTTGTCCGGAAAAGTTTCAAGGTCAACCGGATGTAATCCATCCAGGGATTATATCTACGATCTTAGACGAAATCATGGTCAAAATCAATGAAGCCATGAATTTCAAAACAACCACTGGCGAACTCACGATTCGTTTTTTACAACCCGCTTTTGTCAATCAACCCCTTCACCTGCGTGGATGGTTTGTAAAAAAGAACAAAAAAGTAATCGAAAACAGAGCGGAAATCGAAAACGAAATTGGAAAGATCGTAGCCCGTGGAAAAGGCAAGTACATCGAAATAGACGACTGA
- a CDS encoding DUF5777 family beta-barrel protein yields the protein MKLPVYKVCFYFFLIVCSIPLFGQEQRKSAFLGSSLIHMPSTEDVGKQGLDFRFNHRFGNAKSTSYDFLGLDNGANTQFSLDYGVTDRITVGIARTSAQKTYEARTKIRLLTQEGNFPVTISFFGVFGQETEEQKKIYGPHLRPSTGSPVYDGELEKKLNTYELTDQDRQSGMASLLISRRFSDYFSLQLSPMFVHRNYVKDSVSNDRMGLDVSFRIHLFKRLDFTFGTILTSKRDYIGDSYAAEDRKTKINGVEYTAAEVNDLISKGRAIDAAINNILLSKPVEYMSVPLSFGVDFETGGHVFQFFVTNSRTIAHTQLLRGADYNYDKKDWTVGFNIHRYFSLENTDKPASEKTN from the coding sequence ATGAAATTGCCGGTTTACAAAGTTTGTTTTTATTTTTTTCTGATCGTTTGTTCCATTCCGCTCTTCGGTCAGGAACAAAGAAAATCGGCGTTTTTGGGAAGCAGTTTGATTCATATGCCGAGCACGGAGGACGTGGGCAAACAAGGTTTGGATTTTCGATTCAATCATCGATTCGGAAACGCGAAATCAACCTCTTATGATTTTTTGGGTTTGGACAACGGAGCGAATACGCAATTCTCTCTGGATTACGGAGTTACCGATCGGATCACGGTTGGAATCGCAAGAACCTCCGCCCAAAAAACATACGAAGCAAGGACTAAGATTCGTCTATTGACTCAAGAAGGAAATTTTCCCGTTACGATCAGTTTTTTTGGAGTATTTGGACAGGAAACGGAGGAACAAAAAAAAATCTACGGTCCTCATCTAAGACCCTCGACCGGATCTCCCGTGTATGACGGAGAACTGGAGAAAAAACTGAACACATACGAACTCACGGATCAAGATAGACAAAGCGGCATGGCTTCTCTCCTGATCTCACGCCGGTTTAGCGATTATTTTTCCCTTCAACTTTCTCCGATGTTTGTTCACAGAAATTACGTCAAGGATAGCGTTTCCAATGATAGAATGGGGCTTGACGTGTCTTTTCGAATCCACCTTTTCAAACGGTTGGATTTTACGTTTGGAACAATTTTGACTTCCAAAAGGGACTACATTGGGGATTCATATGCAGCCGAGGACAGAAAAACTAAGATCAACGGTGTGGAATATACTGCTGCCGAGGTAAACGATCTCATTTCAAAAGGAAGAGCGATAGACGCGGCGATCAACAACATTCTTCTTTCCAAACCCGTGGAATATATGTCCGTTCCTCTCAGCTTCGGAGTGGATTTTGAAACAGGGGGACATGTTTTTCAATTTTTCGTTACCAATAGTAGAACGATCGCCCATACTCAATTGTTACGGGGCGCTGACTACAATTATGATAAGAAAGATTGGACCGTAGGATTTAATATTCACAGATATTTTTCCTTAGAAAATACGGACAAACCGGCTTCGGAAAAAACAAATTGA
- a CDS encoding YceI family protein produces the protein MLLFVLFVLTLSVYDLFAEKSSKLLELRETNIRFISEAPQESISGVFTKAEGNANLETKKVSIRVNLQDLSVPNRLMNRHMHENYLESDRYPIAIFEGNISKWDRSNKTVIIEGDFTLHGITKKNFRIQGNFEEKENGFLIKSNFEIFLTDFKIEIPKLVVLKLNDKIQIATSIVWQNKE, from the coding sequence ATTCTACTTTTTGTTTTGTTTGTATTAACGCTATCCGTATACGATCTATTTGCGGAGAAAAGTTCAAAACTCTTAGAGCTTCGAGAAACAAACATACGGTTTATAAGCGAAGCGCCTCAGGAATCCATTTCTGGGGTGTTTACAAAAGCCGAGGGAAACGCGAACTTGGAAACCAAAAAAGTTTCCATTCGAGTCAACTTACAGGATCTCAGTGTTCCCAATCGTTTGATGAATCGTCACATGCACGAAAATTATCTGGAATCGGATCGTTATCCGATCGCTATTTTTGAAGGAAACATTTCCAAATGGGACCGCTCTAACAAGACTGTAATCATCGAAGGTGATTTTACCCTGCACGGAATTACAAAAAAAAATTTCAGAATCCAAGGCAACTTCGAAGAAAAAGAGAACGGATTTCTCATCAAATCGAATTTCGAAATTTTTCTTACCGATTTTAAAATCGAAATTCCTAAATTAGTGGTTTTGAAATTGAACGACAAAATACAAATCGCAACCTCTATCGTATGGCAAAACAAAGAATGA
- a CDS encoding c-type cytochrome domain-containing protein — MYEIRKVTFSFLLIALSTFLFFVACQDKKSSDQEDDLKTLAFLLNSNTPLDPLSAADCTVPAPTFLSLNQATTTCASCHNPGNANAGFDITSYASVLNRVVVNQPNSSLIFQKINSGSMRGFNNNSINKAVFCWIQNGANP; from the coding sequence ATGTATGAAATCCGTAAGGTGACTTTTTCGTTTCTCCTAATCGCGCTATCAACGTTTTTGTTTTTTGTAGCCTGTCAAGACAAGAAGAGTTCGGATCAGGAAGACGATCTCAAAACATTGGCCTTTCTTCTCAATTCCAATACACCTCTTGACCCGCTTTCCGCGGCAGATTGCACGGTTCCAGCCCCTACGTTCCTAAGTTTAAATCAAGCGACCACAACCTGCGCCAGTTGCCACAATCCGGGAAATGCAAACGCCGGTTTTGATATCACTTCGTATGCGTCCGTATTGAATCGTGTTGTCGTAAACCAACCAAACAGCAGTTTGATTTTTCAAAAAATCAATTCCGGATCGATGCGAGGTTTTAATAACAACAGCATCAACAAAGCGGTATTCTGTTGGATCCAAAACGGGGCCAATCCGTGA
- a CDS encoding transglutaminase family protein, whose product MYEDFRLRRFLSMQSLESYLKPTYYFDYQSPSIQNFLKKYTSSGNSPLEKLKKLYLGVRDEIRYNPYNVSDKKESYRASVIAESKQNYCIPKSLLFAAAARGLGFPSRIGFADVVNHLASERLIRYLGTSIFAYHGYAEILIDENWVKATPVFDQDLCKKFGVQPLDFDGKRDNVFHSYDEKGKKFMEYVNQRGVFEEFPFEFVIQGLKDFYPNAVGVMFGGDLRNEKPAV is encoded by the coding sequence ATGTATGAAGACTTTAGATTGAGAAGGTTTTTATCCATGCAATCCTTGGAATCGTATCTAAAACCCACTTATTACTTCGATTATCAATCTCCATCGATTCAAAATTTTTTAAAAAAATATACGTCTTCCGGAAATTCTCCGCTGGAAAAACTTAAAAAATTGTATCTGGGTGTTCGGGACGAGATTCGTTACAATCCGTATAACGTTAGCGATAAAAAAGAAAGTTATAGAGCCAGTGTGATCGCTGAAAGCAAACAGAATTACTGTATTCCAAAATCGCTTTTGTTTGCCGCGGCTGCGCGGGGTTTAGGATTTCCTTCACGGATCGGATTTGCCGATGTGGTGAATCATCTCGCGAGTGAACGATTGATTCGATATTTGGGAACGAGTATTTTTGCGTATCATGGATATGCAGAAATTCTAATTGATGAAAATTGGGTGAAAGCAACTCCGGTTTTTGATCAGGATCTGTGTAAGAAATTTGGTGTGCAACCTTTGGATTTCGACGGAAAGAGGGACAATGTATTTCATTCTTATGATGAGAAGGGAAAGAAGTTTATGGAATACGTAAATCAAAGAGGAGTTTTTGAAGAGTTTCCGTTTGAGTTTGTGATCCAGGGTTTGAAGGACTTTTATCCGAATGCAGTCGGCGTCATGTTTGGGGGAGATCTGAGAAACGAAAAACCAGCGGTTTGA
- a CDS encoding methyl-accepting chemotaxis protein: MLLFSSVLIPIAILSVLAMINISDRIHDIETIYEDRVIPLKQLKKISDLYAIYIVDCVHKVRSGTFTPEEGVRNLDKASLGIEKEWTSYSSTQLVAEEKAIVKDLGPLFTNSNAVITEAREMMQAKDIESLGKFADERLYPRIDPVTEKIEELIQVQLRITDAIYLKAEKEYAIGWVIFLTLSGVTLTYVLLIAVVYSIHLVRGLNTVSISIGNADFSHPVEVVEDSKKKDELYLLLISFHLFQVKVKEMLNTILTFSENIVTSSEQLSQSADHLSSNAQSESASIEQISASVEEISSGMEYVNRNAESQYALISSFSGEMRELEGMINHVSEAIRKSLEKISEMYLKTDTGKKTMGDLSESMGKIEGSSIEMQSITAIIKEISEKVNLLALNAAIEAARAGEHGRGFAVVASEITRLAEQTDSSAKTIEELIKTSNVEIETGRRIVENSVTVYAEILSGLEHLKESSNQIVSTMELQQEKKEKIRLGVDQVDSKSEEIRNSVKEQKIAISETANAVSNISVTVQNSAANSEQIAGSAISLLQIAKDLQETMSFLKG, encoded by the coding sequence CTGCTTCTTTTCAGTTCGGTTTTAATTCCTATCGCCATTTTATCCGTGTTGGCCATGATCAATATCAGCGATCGAATCCATGACATCGAAACGATTTATGAAGATCGTGTGATTCCTTTAAAACAACTGAAAAAAATTTCCGATCTTTATGCGATTTATATCGTTGATTGTGTTCATAAGGTAAGAAGCGGCACATTTACTCCCGAAGAAGGGGTTCGTAATTTAGACAAAGCGAGTCTGGGGATCGAAAAAGAATGGACTTCTTACAGTTCCACACAGTTGGTCGCGGAAGAAAAAGCGATTGTAAAGGACTTAGGTCCTTTATTTACAAACTCCAACGCCGTCATCACCGAAGCCCGGGAAATGATGCAGGCAAAGGATATAGAAAGTTTGGGAAAGTTTGCGGATGAACGATTGTATCCTAGAATCGATCCTGTGACCGAGAAGATCGAAGAATTGATTCAGGTTCAGTTGAGAATCACGGATGCAATCTATTTAAAGGCAGAGAAGGAATACGCGATTGGTTGGGTGATTTTTCTCACTCTTTCCGGCGTCACTCTGACTTATGTTCTGTTGATTGCGGTGGTCTATTCGATTCATCTGGTGCGCGGTTTAAACACTGTGAGTATCTCGATCGGGAATGCTGATTTTTCGCACCCGGTCGAAGTTGTAGAGGATTCTAAAAAGAAAGACGAACTCTATCTTCTTCTCATTTCCTTTCATCTATTTCAAGTAAAGGTCAAGGAAATGCTGAACACGATTCTTACGTTTTCGGAAAATATTGTGACTTCTTCGGAACAACTTTCCCAATCTGCAGATCATCTTTCCTCCAACGCTCAATCCGAATCGGCTTCCATCGAACAGATTTCCGCTTCGGTTGAGGAGATCAGTTCCGGTATGGAATACGTAAATCGAAACGCGGAATCTCAGTATGCCTTGATTTCCTCCTTTAGCGGAGAAATGAGAGAACTGGAAGGCATGATCAACCATGTGAGCGAGGCAATCCGCAAATCCCTGGAAAAAATTTCAGAAATGTATCTGAAGACGGATACCGGTAAGAAGACGATGGGAGATCTTTCGGAAAGCATGGGTAAGATCGAAGGGAGTTCGATCGAGATGCAATCCATCACGGCAATCATCAAAGAGATTTCTGAAAAGGTAAATTTACTTGCCCTCAATGCCGCAATCGAAGCTGCGAGGGCCGGGGAACACGGAAGAGGTTTTGCCGTAGTGGCCAGCGAGATTACAAGACTGGCGGAACAGACGGATTCCAGCGCGAAAACGATTGAAGAATTGATCAAGACGAGTAACGTGGAAATCGAAACCGGAAGAAGGATCGTGGAAAATTCGGTGACGGTTTATGCGGAAATCTTGAGCGGTTTGGAACATCTTAAAGAATCTTCCAACCAGATCGTTTCTACGATGGAACTACAGCAGGAAAAAAAAGAAAAAATCCGTTTGGGTGTGGATCAGGTGGATTCCAAATCCGAAGAAATCAGAAACTCCGTAAAAGAACAAAAGATTGCGATTTCCGAAACCGCAAATGCGGTTTCCAATATTTCTGTGACCGTTCAAAACAGTGCCGCAAATTCCGAACAGATCGCCGGAAGCGCGATCAGTCTTTTGCAGATTGCAAAGGATCTTCAGGAAACGATGAGCTTTTTGAAAGGCTAA
- a CDS encoding peroxiredoxin translates to MPQVTSLAPDFKAEAVLGKEIKEIKLSDYKGKWVVLFFYPLDFTFVCPTEIIEYDNQLAEFKKLGAEVLGVSVDSAFTHLAWKNTPKKDGGIGDIKYPLIADLTKSISRDYNVLTDGGVALRGTFIIDPAGVIRQATINDLPVGRNIDEAIRLIKAFQFVEKHGEVCPANWDEGKKTMVADPQKSKDYFSAVN, encoded by the coding sequence ATGCCTCAGGTTACATCCCTCGCACCGGATTTTAAAGCAGAAGCTGTTCTTGGAAAAGAAATTAAGGAAATTAAACTTTCAGATTACAAAGGAAAATGGGTGGTTCTATTCTTTTATCCGTTGGACTTTACTTTTGTCTGCCCGACTGAGATCATCGAATACGATAATCAACTTGCCGAATTCAAAAAACTTGGAGCGGAAGTTCTCGGCGTTTCCGTGGATTCTGCATTTACACACTTAGCTTGGAAAAACACTCCTAAAAAAGACGGTGGAATCGGAGACATCAAGTATCCGTTGATCGCCGATCTTACGAAGTCCATTTCTAGAGATTACAACGTTCTTACCGACGGTGGTGTGGCTCTGAGAGGAACTTTTATCATCGACCCAGCCGGTGTGATTCGTCAGGCGACCATCAACGATCTTCCCGTGGGACGTAATATTGATGAAGCGATTCGTTTGATCAAAGCATTTCAATTTGTTGAAAAGCACGGTGAAGTCTGTCCTGCAAACTGGGATGAAGGCAAAAAAACCATGGTGGCGGATCCTCAAAAGTCAAAAGACTATTTCTCTGCCGTTAACTGA
- the sufB gene encoding Fe-S cluster assembly protein SufB, whose protein sequence is MEQVLEKEAVPDDRFYRADNFPKGLTRKVVESISHIKNEPSWLTEFRLKAFEIYEQKPMPTWGFFPNFNVDINSYTHYIGSNQKKKKSWDEVDPEVLKSFERLGIPEHERKYLAGIEAMNDSETVYANVKKELTELGILFCDIDTAIREYPEIVRKYIGTVVSVGDNKFSALNSCVFSGGSFAYVPKGVKTPMPLQAYFKVTAASSGQYERTLLIADEGAEIEYSEGCSSVQDKGTNFHTAVVELVAHKNAKIFYTTIQNWKKNMYNWTVKRGVCYERGHITWTDVNIGANTVKYPGIVLQGDHSTGDILSLAFAGGGQIQDTGARIIHVGKNTRSNILAKGVSLDGGVNSYRGLVKFTAGSENSYSHVKCDGLMMDNRSQSHAYPYNDVSGQNGTLNYEATVSRIDEDQLFYLQSRGLSEDDAKLLIINGFCEGVTKHLNVEYSVEMTRLIRMILEDGHVIQENNESVVS, encoded by the coding sequence ATGGAACAAGTCCTGGAAAAAGAAGCCGTTCCTGATGATCGGTTTTATCGCGCTGATAACTTTCCGAAAGGCCTGACTCGGAAGGTTGTAGAATCCATTTCTCATATCAAAAATGAGCCTTCCTGGCTTACAGAATTCCGTCTCAAAGCGTTCGAAATCTACGAACAAAAACCGATGCCAACCTGGGGATTTTTTCCCAATTTCAACGTAGATATCAATTCTTATACTCATTATATCGGTTCCAATCAAAAGAAGAAAAAATCCTGGGACGAAGTGGATCCGGAAGTTCTCAAATCCTTTGAACGTCTTGGAATTCCGGAACACGAACGCAAGTATCTTGCGGGAATCGAAGCGATGAACGATTCCGAAACCGTTTACGCTAACGTGAAAAAGGAATTGACCGAACTCGGAATTCTTTTTTGCGATATTGATACTGCAATTCGCGAATATCCGGAGATCGTCCGCAAATATATAGGAACCGTTGTCAGCGTAGGAGATAACAAATTCTCCGCTCTCAACAGTTGTGTGTTTTCCGGCGGGTCCTTTGCATACGTCCCTAAAGGAGTCAAAACTCCCATGCCTCTTCAGGCTTACTTTAAAGTAACCGCGGCTTCCTCGGGTCAGTATGAAAGAACATTGTTGATTGCCGACGAAGGCGCCGAGATCGAATATTCCGAGGGTTGCTCTTCCGTTCAAGATAAGGGAACCAATTTTCACACAGCGGTTGTCGAACTCGTCGCTCACAAGAATGCAAAAATATTTTACACCACGATTCAAAACTGGAAAAAGAATATGTATAACTGGACCGTCAAACGCGGGGTATGTTATGAAAGAGGACATATCACCTGGACGGATGTAAACATCGGAGCGAACACGGTAAAATATCCTGGCATTGTTCTTCAAGGAGATCATTCGACGGGTGATATCCTTTCTCTTGCGTTTGCCGGCGGAGGGCAGATTCAGGATACGGGTGCTCGTATCATTCACGTAGGGAAGAATACCCGAAGCAACATATTAGCAAAAGGTGTTTCTCTTGACGGAGGTGTGAATTCTTACAGAGGGCTTGTTAAGTTTACCGCGGGCTCGGAGAATTCTTATTCTCATGTAAAATGCGACGGACTGATGATGGACAATCGTTCGCAGTCTCATGCATATCCTTACAACGACGTATCCGGACAAAACGGCACCCTCAATTACGAAGCGACTGTTTCTCGAATCGATGAGGATCAGCTTTTTTATCTTCAATCCAGAGGGTTATCCGAAGACGACGCAAAACTTCTGATCATCAACGGGTTTTGTGAAGGTGTCACAAAACATCTTAACGTTGAATATTCCGTAGAAATGACACGATTGATCCGGATGATTCTGGAAGATGGTCACGTGATTCAAGAAAACAACGAATCTGTCGTGAGTTAG